A window from Setaria italica strain Yugu1 chromosome VIII, Setaria_italica_v2.0, whole genome shotgun sequence encodes these proteins:
- the LOC111258370 gene encoding uncharacterized protein LOC111258370, producing the protein MATITADDRQLQQVAQRNPAKASPMFSMESGAGGAADDSSSEQEGSYCLIKSVRHLSDRGFTRLPDRYVLPASERAGDGSGRVKLPVVDLAHLRDPCHRAAVIETLDAACRDYGFFQASTQHRLCLQLCILISYLQALHS; encoded by the coding sequence ATGGCAACTATCACTGCAGATGACCGCCAGCTGCAGCAAGTTGCCCAGAGAAACCCTGCGAAGGCGTCACCCATGTTCAGCATGGAGAGTGGCGCCGGAGGTGCTGCCGATGACAGCAGCAGCGAACAGGAAGGCTCGTACTGTCTGATTAAAAGCGTGAGACACCTTAGTGACCGTGGATTCACCAGGCTGCCGGACAGGTACGTCCTGCCGGCTTCCGAACGCGCCGGTGATGGTTCCGGCCGTGTAAAGCTCCCCGTCGTCGACCTCGCGCACCTCCGCGACCCCTGCCACCGCGCCGCCGTGATCGAGACGCTCGACGCCGCGTGCCGTGACTACGGATTCTTTCAGGCCAGTACACAGCACAGGCTCTGCCTGCAGCTTTGCATCTTAATTAGTTATCTCCAAGCATTGCATAGCTAA
- the LOC111258315 gene encoding flavanone 3-dioxygenase 2-like translates to MCTQVVNHGVEREVISGLLNVARRFFELPLAARARYMSPDVRAPVRYGTSFNQAKDAVLFWRDFLKLGCCQPLHAAVASWPDEPADLRYTYSFQF, encoded by the coding sequence ATGTGTACACAGGTGGTGAACCACGGGGTGGAGCGCGAGGTGATCTCCGGGTTGCTGAACGTGGCGCGGCGGTTCTTCGAGCTCCCgctggcggcgcgggcgcggtaCATGTCGCCGGACGTGAGGGCGCCGGTGAGGTACGGCACCAGCTTCAACCAGGCCAAGGACGCCGTGCTCTTCTGGCGGGACTTCCTCAAGCTCGGCTGCTGCCAGCCGCTCCATGCCGCCGTCGCCTCGTGGCCCGACGAGCCGGCTGACCTCAGGTACACCTACTCCTTCCAATTCTAG
- the LOC101779957 gene encoding protein DMR6-LIKE OXYGENASE 2, whose translation MANHQLFMELMEAALEALGIACRRGLLRELAAGYSQIMLNCYPACPQPELTLGLPPHSDYCLFTLLLQDQVEGLQVMHHGRWLTVDPVPGSFIANVGDHLEIYSNGRYKSKLHRVRVNSTRPRISAASFHSVPAERVIGPAAELVDEASPPRYMDTDYATFLAFLASAEGKQKSFLQSRKL comes from the exons ATGGCTAACCATCAGTTGTTCATGGAGCTCATGGAGGCGGCACTGGAGGCTCTGGGCATCGCCTGCCGGCGCGGCTTGCTGCGTGAGCTGGCGGCGGGTTACTCCCAGATCATGCTGAACTGTTATCCGGCGTGCCCGCAGCCTGAGCTCACGCTGGGGCTGCCACCGCACTCCGACTACTGCCTCTTCACGCTCCTGCTGCAGGACCAGGTCGAGGGCCTCCAGGTCATGCACCATGGCCGCTGGCTCACCGTCGATCCAGTCCCAGGGTCCTTCATTGCCAACGTGGGCGACCACCTTGAG ATATACAGCAACGGGAGGTACAAGAGCAAGCTCCACCGGGTGCGAGTGAACTCGACGCGCCCACGCATCTCGGCGGCGTCCTTCCACAGCGTGCCGGCGGAGCGAGTGatcgggccggcggcggagctggtcGACGAGGCAAGCCCGCCAAGATACATGGACACCGACTACGCCACCTTCCTCGCCTTCCTCGCATCCGCCGAGGGCAAGCAAAAGAGCTTCCTCCAGTCTAGGAAGCTATAG